One genomic window of Bacillus cereus G9842 includes the following:
- a CDS encoding C40 family peptidase, whose translation MKRKIVGMLSVFTVGCALYGNPILAETINNSEVATEQPVNATNEIANKIEAYAKTYMGLPYIFGGENPNIGLDCSSFTRHVLKSVGINLPRTAAEQFGKGKGILTNELQKGDLVFFETYKKGASHVGIYLENGNFIHEGGTKVHIANLSNPYYKQRYLGARRFISNSQTVTTFTAPEVKNEELPISSNTKPKKIEEMPKSFNVTPNGIKAKYPITIGENLVREGNVYISKSESKNTSDSTNNEDHESTSGEQSEDKSGIDSTNVMERIEEKLPKEKKEEVQGQPETTITLFNHGEQSYLPHQKFELTSIGTELKMKKEEMAVILSSLINNTKDKPLQKRPTILVKDVFSKDPYYESIIFILSHNLMLPNNKQFEPKKMFSKEDANILLQNLKSHPYFKINSADQEYIKKNENDKDYAFKYFQSLSRAILMDSRQSAEQKIKNNIPLQPIEKLSILKLK comes from the coding sequence ATGAAAAGAAAGATAGTAGGTATGCTATCAGTATTTACAGTAGGGTGTGCATTGTATGGTAATCCCATTCTAGCAGAAACAATCAACAATTCAGAAGTAGCTACTGAACAACCTGTTAATGCTACTAATGAAATAGCAAACAAAATTGAGGCATATGCAAAAACTTATATGGGATTACCATATATTTTTGGTGGTGAAAATCCAAACATAGGATTAGATTGTTCATCATTTACTAGACATGTCTTAAAGAGTGTAGGAATAAATTTACCTAGAACTGCTGCAGAACAGTTTGGAAAGGGTAAAGGAATACTAACGAATGAATTACAAAAAGGAGACTTAGTTTTTTTTGAAACTTATAAAAAAGGTGCTTCACATGTTGGTATTTACCTAGAAAACGGTAATTTTATACATGAGGGTGGTACAAAAGTCCATATCGCTAATTTAAGTAATCCTTACTATAAACAACGTTATTTGGGGGCTAGAAGATTTATTTCTAATAGTCAAACCGTGACAACATTTACTGCTCCTGAAGTTAAAAATGAAGAATTACCTATTTCGTCTAATACAAAACCTAAGAAAATTGAAGAAATGCCAAAATCATTTAATGTAACTCCTAATGGCATTAAAGCTAAGTACCCTATTACAATAGGAGAAAATTTAGTTCGTGAAGGCAATGTTTATATTTCCAAGTCCGAGTCTAAAAATACAAGTGACTCTACTAATAATGAAGACCATGAATCAACTTCTGGAGAACAAAGTGAAGATAAATCAGGGATAGATAGTACTAATGTCATGGAGAGAATTGAAGAAAAACTTCCAAAAGAGAAAAAAGAAGAAGTACAAGGACAGCCGGAGACAACAATTACATTATTTAACCACGGCGAACAATCATATTTACCACACCAAAAATTCGAATTAACATCAATTGGAACCGAATTAAAGATGAAAAAAGAAGAAATGGCTGTTATCCTGAGTTCCCTGATAAATAACACAAAAGACAAACCTTTACAAAAAAGACCTACTATATTAGTTAAAGATGTATTTTCAAAAGATCCGTATTATGAATCAATTATATTTATACTTAGCCATAACCTAATGTTACCTAATAATAAACAATTTGAACCAAAGAAAATGTTTAGCAAAGAAGACGCAAACATATTATTACAAAACCTTAAGTCACATCCCTATTTCAAAATTAATTCAGCTGATCAAGAATATATCAAAAAAAATGAAAATGATAAGGATTATGCTTTTAAATACTTCCAATCCTTATCACGTGCTATTTTAATGGACAGTAGACAATCCGCAGAACAGAAAATAAAAAATAATATACCATTACAACCAATTGAAAAACTTTCAATTTTAAAGTTAAAATAA
- a CDS encoding NlpC/P60 family protein — MSPRDNDNLAIQEDEFIRRDISTEEELRGRLLNKQPSSTKQPRSTSDRLNNRKQRDNNHKEQNRKPDEKQKKSKQKKSKKTEQSSKSSKTGNLRQQAMNKAKQQVQKQLQKQAQRAAKAAAKKAAKKAVAKAIKKALAAAMKKVALVLLKMLAGVGLPVIGILLLVITVVVILSMLASAFLSSGSDNNIKGLSQQDKDTQAYVKQLSESSFGGAEQWAYRLPQELLSSVIQLDSWRDGKDLKDFDPNKIDFGGVGGVGGGVNDGSNGGGGTAQDTGNYTTANAGPWMTFEATGYYGEDSAMQGGFCPAVGCDKIGFNFSQAIRYNGYRVVAVDPRVVPLWSIVEINDPGTGLHIQGVALDTGGAIKGNRIDILHENRTQAYAFGRRYNTQVRVLRPGAGDKTYPQRGDGAPLATAQPPAGSQTPAQPTQPSSAENKKADQIIEEAKKYIGVPYVWGGSSPKGFDCSGLTQYVFKALGISLDRTAAMQSKQGKKIQNANDVKKGDLLFFANTGNRSGITHVAIYIGNGKMIEAPDVGQNVKVSEFKTNKFAWATRMLGDGDLSSNEGTDVSSGGGSGVGSGGPASVNKALLKYFFDKLKPDFTYETKKETIENKTKTCARKKPGTDDCEEWKESISTSTRETKVISKVRAWNGEAKINYKETKSGWKRTGDNTEVQETNHLQDKQEFKYDFSKLDEILTQAGYNYTDKKMFQLYYEYASGLPLHYIDWLDGKDISALLDGDFIGDIIPGSSIPPQFMPIYLGAEKKHGTPWFILAAVHYHKSSFSKNITVSAAGERGPMGIKPVAWMGWKHPSRNSEGNLQGISNKDLQDMDLIKKYGGYGEDGNNDKKADIDDNYDAIYTASKYLSKLGVKEDMEKALWLYTNSKDGGKNIYDTAMKFKSEATYKHDQNQLPTATSGDWMVPTQGRLTSGYGDRSFDNHHGIDIAQKGTVPVVAAADGVVFRSYLSTTYGNCVMIRHNINGQQYETVYAHMRNRAVTEGSQVKKGQFLGYQGETGQAYGQHLHFEMHTPSWNINKSHAVNPIQFIKIQ, encoded by the coding sequence ATGAGTCCGAGAGATAATGATAACTTAGCAATCCAAGAGGATGAATTCATTAGACGAGATATATCTACAGAGGAAGAATTACGAGGAAGGTTGTTAAATAAACAACCTTCTTCTACTAAACAACCAAGAAGTACTTCAGATAGATTAAATAATAGAAAACAACGGGACAATAATCATAAGGAACAAAATAGAAAACCAGATGAAAAACAAAAGAAATCAAAACAAAAGAAGTCAAAAAAGACAGAGCAATCCTCTAAAAGTAGTAAAACAGGTAATTTAAGGCAACAAGCAATGAATAAAGCAAAACAGCAAGTTCAAAAACAATTACAAAAGCAGGCCCAGAGAGCGGCTAAAGCGGCTGCAAAAAAAGCTGCGAAAAAAGCTGTGGCAAAAGCGATTAAAAAAGCTTTAGCAGCTGCCATGAAAAAAGTAGCTTTAGTCTTGCTCAAAATGTTAGCTGGAGTAGGTCTTCCAGTTATAGGGATACTGTTACTAGTAATTACAGTAGTTGTTATCTTGAGTATGCTTGCTAGTGCATTTTTAAGTTCAGGTTCGGATAATAATATAAAAGGTTTAAGTCAACAAGACAAAGATACACAAGCTTATGTAAAACAGCTATCAGAATCAAGTTTTGGTGGTGCGGAACAATGGGCTTATAGACTACCTCAGGAACTATTATCATCAGTAATTCAATTAGATTCGTGGCGTGATGGGAAAGATTTAAAAGATTTTGATCCCAATAAAATTGATTTTGGTGGAGTTGGAGGAGTAGGTGGCGGAGTAAATGATGGTTCAAACGGTGGCGGTGGAACCGCTCAAGATACCGGGAACTATACTACCGCAAATGCAGGTCCATGGATGACATTTGAAGCAACTGGATATTATGGAGAGGATTCTGCAATGCAAGGTGGATTTTGTCCAGCGGTAGGTTGTGACAAAATTGGCTTTAATTTTAGTCAGGCAATTAGATATAACGGATATCGTGTTGTTGCAGTTGACCCTCGAGTAGTTCCGTTATGGTCTATTGTTGAAATTAATGATCCTGGGACGGGTTTACATATCCAAGGGGTAGCACTTGATACAGGTGGGGCCATTAAAGGGAATAGAATTGACATTCTACATGAAAATCGGACCCAAGCTTATGCATTCGGCCGAAGATATAATACTCAAGTTCGTGTTTTACGTCCTGGAGCAGGAGATAAGACTTATCCGCAACGGGGGGATGGGGCGCCTTTAGCAACAGCCCAACCACCAGCAGGAAGTCAAACACCAGCCCAACCAACCCAACCGTCTTCAGCTGAAAACAAAAAGGCAGATCAAATTATTGAAGAGGCTAAAAAATATATAGGAGTTCCTTATGTATGGGGAGGTTCGTCACCTAAAGGGTTTGATTGTAGTGGATTAACTCAATATGTATTTAAGGCTTTAGGAATATCATTAGATCGAACTGCTGCTATGCAATCAAAGCAAGGTAAAAAAATTCAAAATGCAAATGATGTGAAAAAAGGAGATTTATTATTCTTTGCTAACACAGGTAATCGTAGTGGTATTACTCATGTGGCTATATATATTGGTAATGGGAAGATGATTGAAGCACCTGATGTTGGACAAAATGTAAAAGTTTCAGAGTTTAAAACTAATAAATTTGCATGGGCTACAAGAATGTTAGGAGATGGTGATCTAAGTTCAAATGAAGGAACTGATGTTTCTTCGGGTGGTGGTTCTGGAGTCGGTTCAGGTGGCCCAGCTAGTGTTAATAAAGCCTTATTAAAATACTTCTTTGATAAGTTGAAACCTGATTTTACCTATGAAACAAAAAAAGAAACCATAGAAAATAAAACAAAGACATGTGCTAGAAAAAAACCAGGAACAGATGATTGTGAAGAATGGAAAGAAAGTATAAGTACTAGCACGCGTGAAACAAAGGTGATTTCAAAAGTAAGAGCATGGAATGGTGAAGCAAAAATCAATTATAAAGAAACTAAATCTGGTTGGAAACGAACAGGTGACAATACTGAAGTACAAGAAACCAATCATTTACAAGACAAACAAGAGTTTAAATATGATTTTTCTAAACTTGATGAGATTTTAACTCAAGCCGGCTATAACTATACAGATAAAAAGATGTTCCAACTGTATTATGAATATGCTAGCGGTTTACCTTTACATTATATAGATTGGTTGGATGGAAAAGATATCTCTGCATTATTAGATGGAGACTTTATTGGAGACATAATTCCAGGTTCTAGTATTCCGCCTCAATTCATGCCGATTTATTTAGGGGCAGAGAAAAAACATGGTACACCATGGTTTATCTTAGCGGCAGTACATTACCATAAAAGTTCATTTTCTAAAAATATTACGGTCTCTGCAGCTGGTGAAAGAGGTCCAATGGGAATTAAACCTGTTGCATGGATGGGATGGAAACACCCAAGTCGTAATTCTGAAGGGAATTTACAAGGAATTAGCAATAAAGATTTACAAGATATGGATTTGATTAAAAAATATGGTGGTTATGGAGAAGACGGTAATAATGATAAAAAAGCAGACATTGATGACAACTATGACGCAATTTATACGGCTTCTAAATACTTATCGAAATTAGGCGTGAAAGAGGATATGGAAAAAGCACTGTGGCTTTATACTAATTCAAAAGATGGTGGAAAAAATATCTACGATACTGCCATGAAATTCAAGAGTGAAGCTACATATAAACATGATCAAAATCAATTACCAACAGCTACAAGTGGTGATTGGATGGTTCCGACACAAGGTAGATTAACTTCTGGATATGGTGATAGATCATTTGATAATCATCATGGTATTGATATTGCTCAAAAGGGAACAGTTCCAGTAGTAGCTGCAGCAGATGGAGTAGTATTCAGATCCTATTTATCTACTACTTATGGAAACTGTGTAATGATTAGACATAATATTAATGGCCAGCAGTATGAAACTGTCTATGCACATATGAGAAATCGTGCTGTAACTGAAGGCTCCCAGGTTAAAAAGGGACAGTTTTTAGGATATCAAGGTGAAACAGGACAGGCTTATGGCCAACATCTACACTTTGAAATGCATACACCATCATGGAATATTAATAAGTCTCATGCTGTAAATCCAATACAATTTATAAAAATACAGTGA